A section of the Sphingomonas ginsenosidivorax genome encodes:
- a CDS encoding oligogalacturonate lyase family protein, which translates to MRAFAAWGAVPLALVAAATPAIAADRTDWVDAKTGHRIHLVSDAPGNYALYFNYNAYTPNGDTMIFQTADGISRLDMTSWKVTPLLKRPGLKLLFAGHKTRTAYFSERPAGDPTGPVTIYAADIDSGAVRLIAKVPKGSQIDTINADETLLAGQVASRDMPLQPGAGPSVGGLTPYAANWPDGRPMTYADAKEYRLNQRLDARIPMEIYTVDVKTGARRTVLKATDWLNHLQFSPTDPTLLMYCHEGPWHKVDRIWTIRTDGTQMTKVHARTMNMEIAGHEFWSPDGKTIWYDLQRPRGESFWLAGYEVGTGKRTQYYLERNQWSVHYNLSADQKTFLGDGADSEMVARAPDAKWLYLFKPQTIPDVAGIRAENAASLIASGRMDQEKIVDFAKQDYKLEPNARFSPDGKWLIFRANIEGKTAIYAAEVAKAAS; encoded by the coding sequence ATGCGCGCATTCGCCGCCTGGGGCGCCGTACCGCTCGCGCTCGTCGCCGCCGCGACCCCCGCGATTGCCGCCGACCGCACGGACTGGGTCGATGCGAAGACCGGCCACCGCATCCATCTCGTGTCCGACGCGCCGGGCAATTACGCGCTGTATTTCAACTACAACGCCTATACGCCCAATGGCGACACGATGATCTTCCAGACCGCGGACGGCATTTCGCGGCTCGACATGACGAGCTGGAAGGTCACGCCGCTGCTCAAGCGGCCGGGGCTGAAGCTGCTGTTCGCGGGGCACAAGACACGCACCGCCTATTTCTCCGAACGGCCCGCGGGCGATCCGACCGGACCGGTGACCATCTATGCCGCCGACATCGACAGCGGCGCGGTGCGGTTGATCGCGAAGGTGCCCAAGGGCAGCCAGATCGACACGATCAACGCCGACGAGACGTTGCTCGCAGGCCAGGTCGCGTCGCGCGACATGCCGCTGCAGCCGGGTGCCGGCCCCTCGGTCGGCGGGCTCACGCCCTATGCCGCGAACTGGCCCGATGGCCGGCCGATGACCTATGCCGATGCGAAGGAATATCGCCTCAACCAGCGGCTCGACGCGCGCATCCCGATGGAGATCTACACGGTCGACGTGAAGACCGGCGCCAGGCGGACGGTGCTGAAGGCGACCGACTGGCTCAACCACCTGCAATTCTCGCCGACCGACCCGACGCTGCTGATGTATTGCCACGAAGGACCGTGGCACAAGGTCGACCGGATCTGGACGATCCGCACCGACGGCACGCAGATGACCAAGGTCCATGCGCGCACGATGAACATGGAGATTGCGGGGCACGAATTCTGGTCCCCCGACGGCAAGACGATCTGGTACGACCTGCAGCGCCCGCGCGGCGAGAGTTTTTGGCTCGCCGGCTATGAGGTCGGGACCGGCAAGCGCACGCAATATTATCTCGAGCGCAACCAATGGTCGGTGCACTACAACCTGTCGGCCGACCAGAAGACCTTTCTCGGCGACGGGGCGGACAGCGAGATGGTCGCGCGCGCACCCGATGCGAAATGGCTGTACCTGTTCAAGCCGCAGACGATCCCCGACGTCGCCGGCATCCGTGCGGAGAACGCCGCCAGCCTGATCGCGTCGGGCCGGATGGACCAGGAGAAGATCGTCGACTTCGCCAAACAGGATTACAAGCTGGAGCCCAACGCACGCTTCTCGCCCGACGGCAAATGGCTGATCTTCCGCGCCAATATCGAGGGCAAGACCGCGATCTACGCCGCCGAAGTCGCGAAGGCCGCGTCGTGA
- a CDS encoding glycosyl hydrolase 53 family protein, with the protein MITRRGLGQSAGAAWLLSLTRGAGAAADDRRSPYLLGADVSWIPEDEAAGATYYEDGVRKDPLLILHDFGFNAMKLRLFVAPQNGYSRQKPGSPWCDLPRTIAFAKRIKAAGFHLSLTLHYSDDWADPQHQDKPAAWAKLPFPQLVEAVHRHSVDTLSAMARAGVAPDLVVIGNETTFGMLWPDGRVPLTIATGNPQTDAVHMNVPGAGGYDRFAALLKAGIAGAREAVPGAQVIVHNHLGRHWPIVKYWTDNLIQRGVRVDGVGFSCYQQQAQGDWARTFAEFTKAYPDLGFVALEYSSRKRYVNDLVHAQPHGWGSYIWEPTRHQEAIFNRDGRNAGEGAKPDLLSQGVNAAEAPGAVPPLKPPAGTPASNGVTPPTGHGGRYDADPKFRALYQAMARDYHLTRRR; encoded by the coding sequence ATGATCACGCGCCGTGGTCTCGGCCAAAGCGCGGGCGCGGCGTGGCTGCTCTCGCTTACGCGCGGCGCGGGCGCGGCGGCGGACGACCGGCGCTCCCCCTATCTGCTCGGCGCGGATGTCTCGTGGATCCCCGAAGACGAGGCCGCGGGCGCGACCTATTACGAGGATGGCGTGCGCAAGGATCCGCTGCTGATCCTGCACGATTTCGGGTTCAACGCGATGAAGCTCCGGCTCTTCGTCGCGCCGCAGAACGGCTATTCGCGGCAGAAGCCGGGCAGCCCGTGGTGCGACCTGCCGCGGACGATCGCCTTTGCAAAACGGATTAAGGCGGCGGGGTTCCATCTGTCGCTGACGCTGCATTACTCCGACGACTGGGCCGATCCGCAGCATCAGGACAAGCCCGCGGCCTGGGCGAAGCTGCCGTTTCCGCAACTTGTCGAGGCGGTCCATCGCCACAGCGTCGACACGCTGTCCGCAATGGCGCGCGCTGGCGTCGCGCCCGACCTGGTCGTGATCGGCAACGAGACGACGTTCGGCATGCTCTGGCCCGACGGTCGCGTGCCGTTGACGATCGCGACGGGCAATCCGCAGACCGACGCGGTGCACATGAACGTGCCCGGCGCGGGCGGCTATGATCGGTTCGCGGCACTGCTAAAGGCCGGCATCGCCGGCGCGCGCGAAGCGGTGCCAGGCGCACAGGTGATCGTCCACAACCATCTCGGGCGGCACTGGCCGATCGTCAAATACTGGACCGACAACCTCATCCAGCGCGGCGTCCGCGTCGATGGCGTCGGCTTCTCCTGCTACCAGCAGCAGGCGCAGGGCGACTGGGCGCGCACCTTCGCCGAATTCACCAAGGCCTATCCGGACCTGGGCTTCGTCGCGCTCGAATATTCGTCGCGCAAACGCTACGTCAACGACCTCGTCCACGCGCAGCCGCATGGCTGGGGTAGCTATATCTGGGAGCCGACGCGGCACCAGGAAGCGATCTTCAACCGCGACGGCCGCAACGCCGGCGAAGGCGCGAAGCCCGATCTGCTCTCGCAGGGCGTCAACGCCGCCGAGGCGCCAGGTGCAGTACCGCCGCTCAAGCCGCCCGCCGGAACGCCCGCATCGAACGGCGTCACGCCGCCGACCGGTCACGGCGGCCGCTACGACGCCGACCCGAAATTCCGCGCGCTCTATCAAGCCATGGCGCGCGACTACCACCTCACCAGGAGACGATAA
- a CDS encoding glycoside hydrolase family 2 TIM barrel-domain containing protein, with the protein MRALAFAALLMAGTAHAAPRETTSFDSGWLFAKGDVKDAETPALADAAWQRVELPHDWAIAGPFDEKAAATGSGAFLPTGIAWYRKHLAMPAAWRGRRVFVEFDGVMERSGVWLNGMHLGYRPNGSLPLRYELTQFLRDGDNVLSVRADTASQPASRWYAGSGITRHVRLVVTDPVHLDADATVVRTTAITDASATVTVDTSILNQSTAPADARIAVDLVAPDGKVAAHGESAALSVPAGRASAGSVTLTVPRPRRWDIADPALYTARVRVLATDGGSLDDEQVRFGIRDATFKAATGFWLNGRNVKLKGVAIHADGGAFGNATPLAFYERRLRGLMALGVNAIRTAHNPFPPEFLDLCDRLGLIVMDEPFDMWTVGKNPQDYHLFFTDWSSIDARAFVRRDRNHPSVAIWSIGNEIHDTAYPIVTQSIIARLKAIFHEEDPTRPVTMALFRPNTTHDYQNGTADMLDVVGQNYRETELAKAHADMPSRIIIGTENSKNRESWLVVRDDPAYSGMFLWTGADYLGEADRIGWPAISNPSGLVDRIDAVKPIGWERQSWWSTKPMVRIARRVTKVVDVSEMPTMVGIAVPQPKGPGALADWSPADRAAHDETVEVYSNAPEVELLVDGRSLGRKPRNADDRARQWTVPFVPGTIRAVAYDGKTVVARDALTTAGVPAAVRLTPTQRTIGHGFDAVGFVEVAVVDAKGVVVPDAAPALTASVTHGTLAAFDNGSITDHTAFTSPTRKAQDGRALLMVRADAGTAPVAIRVTAPGLKPGTVTLTVTP; encoded by the coding sequence ATGCGCGCGCTGGCTTTCGCCGCGCTGCTGATGGCAGGCACCGCGCACGCCGCGCCGCGCGAGACGACGTCGTTCGACAGCGGGTGGCTGTTCGCGAAGGGCGACGTGAAGGATGCCGAGACGCCGGCGCTCGCGGATGCCGCATGGCAGCGCGTCGAGCTGCCGCACGACTGGGCGATCGCCGGGCCGTTCGACGAGAAGGCCGCGGCAACCGGATCGGGCGCCTTCCTGCCGACCGGAATCGCCTGGTACCGCAAGCATCTGGCCATGCCCGCCGCCTGGCGCGGGCGCCGCGTGTTCGTCGAGTTCGACGGCGTGATGGAGCGGTCGGGCGTGTGGCTCAATGGCATGCACCTCGGCTATCGCCCGAACGGCTCGCTGCCGCTGCGCTACGAGCTGACGCAATTCCTGCGCGACGGCGACAACGTCCTCTCGGTCCGCGCGGACACCGCCAGCCAGCCGGCGTCGCGCTGGTATGCGGGGAGCGGCATCACCCGCCATGTCCGGCTGGTCGTCACCGATCCGGTGCATCTCGATGCCGATGCGACCGTCGTCCGCACGACCGCGATCACCGATGCGTCGGCAACCGTGACCGTCGACACCAGCATCCTCAACCAGTCCACCGCACCCGCCGACGCGCGCATCGCGGTCGACCTGGTCGCGCCGGATGGCAAGGTCGCGGCGCACGGCGAGAGCGCGGCGCTGTCAGTCCCCGCCGGCCGGGCGAGCGCGGGCAGCGTGACGCTCACCGTCCCCCGCCCCCGCCGCTGGGACATCGCCGATCCCGCGCTCTACACCGCGCGGGTCCGCGTGCTCGCCACCGACGGCGGGTCGCTCGACGACGAGCAGGTCCGCTTCGGCATCCGCGACGCGACGTTCAAGGCGGCGACCGGATTCTGGCTCAACGGCCGCAACGTGAAGTTGAAGGGAGTCGCGATCCATGCCGATGGCGGCGCGTTCGGCAATGCGACGCCGCTCGCCTTCTACGAACGCCGCCTGCGCGGGCTGATGGCGCTGGGCGTCAACGCGATCCGCACCGCGCACAATCCGTTCCCGCCCGAATTCCTCGATCTGTGCGACCGGCTCGGGCTGATCGTGATGGACGAGCCGTTCGACATGTGGACCGTCGGCAAGAACCCGCAGGACTATCACCTGTTCTTCACCGACTGGTCGTCGATCGACGCGCGCGCGTTCGTGCGCCGCGACCGCAACCATCCAAGCGTCGCGATCTGGTCGATCGGGAACGAGATCCACGACACCGCCTATCCGATCGTGACGCAGTCGATCATCGCGCGGCTGAAGGCGATCTTCCACGAGGAGGACCCGACACGGCCGGTGACGATGGCGCTGTTCCGCCCCAACACCACGCACGACTATCAGAACGGCACCGCCGACATGCTCGACGTGGTCGGCCAGAACTACCGCGAGACCGAACTGGCCAAGGCGCATGCCGACATGCCGAGCCGGATCATCATCGGCACCGAGAACAGCAAGAATCGCGAGAGCTGGCTCGTGGTGCGCGACGACCCCGCCTATTCGGGCATGTTCCTGTGGACCGGCGCCGATTATCTGGGGGAAGCGGACCGGATCGGCTGGCCCGCGATCAGCAATCCTTCGGGCTTGGTAGACCGCATCGACGCGGTGAAGCCGATCGGCTGGGAGCGGCAGAGCTGGTGGTCGACCAAACCGATGGTCAGGATCGCGCGTCGCGTCACCAAGGTCGTCGACGTCAGCGAGATGCCGACGATGGTCGGGATCGCGGTGCCGCAGCCCAAGGGTCCCGGCGCGCTCGCCGACTGGTCCCCCGCCGACCGCGCGGCGCATGACGAGACGGTCGAGGTCTACAGCAACGCGCCCGAGGTCGAGCTGCTCGTCGACGGCCGCTCGCTCGGCCGCAAGCCACGCAATGCCGACGACCGCGCGCGCCAATGGACGGTGCCGTTCGTCCCCGGCACGATCCGCGCCGTCGCCTATGACGGGAAGACGGTCGTCGCGCGCGACGCACTCACCACCGCCGGCGTCCCCGCCGCGGTCCGCCTGACCCCGACGCAGCGGACAATCGGGCACGGCTTCGACGCAGTCGGCTTCGTCGAAGTCGCGGTGGTCGATGCGAAGGGCGTCGTCGTCCCCGATGCCGCCCCCGCGCTGACAGCGAGCGTGACGCACGGCACGCTTGCCGCGTTCGACAATGGCAGCATCACCGACCACACCGCGTTTACCAGCCCGACCCGCAAGGCGCAGGACGGCCGCGCGCTGCTGATGGTGCGTGCGGACGCGGGCACTGCCCCCGTCGCCATCCGCGTCACCGCGCCGGGATTGAAGCCCGGGACCGTGACGCTGACGGTGACGCCATGA
- a CDS encoding L-rhamnose mutarotase — protein MTIHAFKMQLKPGVIDEYRKRHDEIWPELTALLTDSGIHDYSIFLDEDTLSLFAVLKLREPNTREALPHHPVMKRWWDHMAPLMEVEPDNRPREWPLPMLFHQD, from the coding sequence ATGACGATCCATGCATTCAAGATGCAGCTGAAGCCCGGTGTGATCGACGAGTATCGCAAGCGCCACGACGAGATCTGGCCCGAGCTCACTGCGCTGCTGACCGACAGCGGCATCCATGACTATTCGATCTTCCTCGATGAGGACACGCTGTCGCTGTTCGCGGTGCTTAAACTGCGCGAGCCGAACACGCGCGAGGCGCTGCCGCACCATCCGGTGATGAAGCGCTGGTGGGACCATATGGCGCCGCTGATGGAGGTCGAACCCGACAACCGGCCCAGGGAATGGCCGCTGCCCATGCTGTTCCACCAGGATTGA
- a CDS encoding IclR family transcriptional regulator yields MTTSTATAEQPETAGSAVGAGSQTLMRGLDLIEAVSHEVLTLSELATKLDLTKSTTHRLLSALVDRGYLAFTPRAGYRLGPKLLLLGTLAQAQADLVQVARPYLEDLSASTEDTVHLGILDGDAALYLDKVPGRRRITISSRVGDRQPLTSTGLGKALMLDHSPSYWKDRFATEQAASAFKVDPVLWFDRMQGYAACGRAFDLEENEDQVRCVSAPIRDAAGKIVGAISVSSAAQYMSDDRMTALTDEVRDTAAAISRELGHEPTPR; encoded by the coding sequence ATGACGACATCCACGGCCACTGCCGAACAGCCCGAAACCGCCGGTAGCGCAGTCGGCGCGGGCAGCCAGACGCTCATGCGCGGGCTCGACCTGATCGAGGCGGTAAGCCACGAGGTGCTGACGCTCAGCGAACTCGCCACCAAGCTCGACCTGACCAAGAGTACGACGCATCGCCTGCTGAGCGCGCTGGTCGATCGCGGCTATCTCGCCTTCACCCCGCGCGCCGGTTACCGGCTGGGGCCCAAGCTGTTGCTGCTCGGCACGCTCGCGCAGGCACAGGCCGATCTCGTGCAGGTCGCGCGGCCCTATCTTGAGGACCTGTCCGCCTCGACCGAGGATACGGTGCATCTCGGCATCCTCGACGGCGACGCCGCGCTCTATCTCGACAAGGTGCCCGGCCGCCGGCGCATCACCATCTCGAGCCGCGTCGGCGATCGCCAGCCGCTCACCTCGACGGGTCTCGGCAAGGCGCTGATGCTCGATCACAGCCCGAGCTACTGGAAGGACCGCTTCGCCACCGAGCAGGCCGCCAGCGCGTTCAAGGTCGATCCCGTGCTCTGGTTCGATCGGATGCAAGGCTATGCCGCGTGCGGCCGCGCGTTCGATCTCGAGGAGAACGAGGATCAGGTGCGCTGCGTGTCCGCCCCGATCCGCGACGCCGCGGGGAAGATCGTCGGCGCGATCAGCGTGTCGAGCGCGGCGCAATATATGAGCGACGACCGCATGACCGCGCTGACCGACGAGGTCCGCGACACCGCCGCCGCGATCAGCCGCGAACTCGGCCACGAGCCGACCCCGCGCTGA
- a CDS encoding glycoside hydrolase family 35 protein — protein MVRLFTAALLSSVLSVPAQAQVASPTQNLSAPVKTFGRVSYDARSLMIDGKRQVIWSAEFHPFRLPSPDLWRDILQKLKASGFNTVAIYFDWGYHSPKQGVYDFTGVRDVDRVLQMAEEEGLYVMTRAGPYVNAELSRGGFPGWLVNQRGRARTDDPAYMAAADEWLTKIDAIIARHQINADAKGRKGTVILHQIENELALTTPAQRRYMDHLYAKARADGITVPIFHNDQGRNGYWVPESSTIQNVVKGPNDLYAFDGYPGGTCTVEGKPTRGSAAPDWGFYGPGGAKGGASASPNTPGFLAEFGGGWFDYWGSNGGYECNAIQRGKRFQRVFYGTNLANGIDIHSVYMGYGGTSWGWLPGPVVFTSYDYGSAISEDRGIRPKAQEMKQLGGLIATVPDLAGMVPAGAVQVSSPNVQVYHNKNPESDARFLMVTHKPSNGRTDDSFTIAADLPDGRYSFPMRLNGYDAKWLVAGVTLGKQRLVYSTSELQSALTIDGSDLMLLYGRAGEPGETVLRYTSAPKVTLLEGTVTSAFDAAKGDLKLGYAHQGRAVVRIEGGGRPAATLILADEDEAVRYWRDGSALVRGPALLRHATATSGTLALTGDTDAQTPIEIWAPASSKMVRWNGAPVTLTSSVLGSRTGTLPGPAAVTLPALTGWRMAKGSPEADPAFDDSRWQAVDTRASGSITARPDGQPNLGMDSYGFHDGDVWYRGRFTGTPDAKSIALFYGGGGAGMLQVWLDGKFIGQHELPVGLPRPITTALANFALPAAAQTPGEHVLSVTVRNNGHNWDLDADDFHKEARGLISVSVAAPGGRSFGVPIAWKIQGKQGGEDLADPVRGPANNGGQFGERAGWYLPGFDDRRWAAAMLPAATATAGTTWYRTGFDLAVPKGQDATIGLAFGDTTKPRSVAQYRVSMFVNGWNMGQFVAHVGPQRVFPIPEGILNHRGTNRVALAVTSDGAPGDTLEAVKLVTLRNVSGGAPVTMVAAPTLPSELKGPKP, from the coding sequence GTGGTCCGCCTGTTCACCGCCGCGTTGCTGTCCTCCGTCCTGAGCGTCCCCGCGCAGGCGCAGGTCGCGTCGCCGACGCAGAACCTGTCCGCGCCCGTGAAGACGTTCGGCCGGGTGTCGTACGATGCGCGCTCGCTGATGATCGACGGCAAGCGGCAGGTGATCTGGTCGGCGGAATTCCACCCGTTCCGCCTGCCCAGCCCCGACCTATGGCGCGACATCCTGCAGAAGCTGAAGGCGAGCGGGTTCAACACCGTCGCGATCTATTTCGACTGGGGATACCATAGCCCGAAACAGGGTGTGTACGACTTCACCGGCGTCCGCGACGTCGACCGCGTGCTGCAGATGGCGGAGGAGGAAGGGCTCTACGTCATGACCCGCGCCGGGCCGTATGTGAACGCCGAGCTGTCGCGCGGCGGCTTCCCCGGCTGGCTGGTCAACCAGCGCGGCCGCGCCCGCACCGACGATCCCGCGTATATGGCAGCGGCGGACGAGTGGCTGACGAAGATCGACGCGATCATCGCGCGCCACCAGATCAACGCCGATGCCAAGGGCCGCAAGGGCACCGTCATCCTGCACCAGATCGAGAACGAGCTGGCGCTGACGACGCCCGCGCAGCGCCGCTACATGGATCACCTCTACGCCAAGGCCCGCGCCGACGGCATCACCGTGCCGATCTTCCACAACGACCAGGGCCGCAACGGCTATTGGGTGCCCGAGAGCTCGACTATCCAGAACGTCGTGAAGGGGCCGAACGACCTCTACGCGTTCGACGGCTATCCCGGCGGCACCTGCACCGTCGAGGGCAAGCCGACGCGCGGCTCGGCGGCGCCCGACTGGGGCTTTTACGGCCCCGGTGGCGCGAAGGGCGGCGCGTCCGCCTCGCCTAACACGCCGGGCTTCCTCGCCGAATTCGGCGGCGGCTGGTTCGATTATTGGGGATCGAACGGCGGCTACGAATGCAACGCGATCCAGCGCGGCAAGCGGTTCCAGCGCGTGTTCTACGGCACCAACCTCGCCAACGGAATCGACATCCACAGCGTCTATATGGGCTATGGCGGCACCAGCTGGGGCTGGCTGCCGGGTCCGGTGGTGTTCACCAGCTATGATTACGGCTCGGCGATCTCCGAGGACCGCGGCATCCGGCCCAAGGCGCAGGAGATGAAGCAGCTCGGCGGGCTGATCGCGACCGTTCCCGATCTTGCAGGCATGGTGCCGGCGGGCGCGGTGCAGGTCTCGTCGCCCAATGTGCAGGTGTACCACAACAAGAACCCCGAGAGCGACGCGCGCTTCCTGATGGTGACGCACAAGCCGTCGAACGGGCGGACCGACGACAGCTTCACGATCGCCGCGGACCTGCCCGACGGGCGGTACAGCTTCCCCATGCGACTCAACGGCTATGACGCGAAATGGCTGGTCGCGGGCGTCACGCTCGGCAAGCAGCGGCTGGTCTATTCGACCTCCGAGCTGCAGAGCGCGCTGACGATCGACGGCAGCGACCTGATGCTGCTCTACGGCCGCGCGGGCGAGCCCGGCGAGACCGTGTTGCGCTACACCAGCGCACCCAAGGTCACATTGCTCGAAGGCACCGTGACGAGCGCGTTCGATGCAGCGAAAGGCGACCTGAAGCTCGGCTACGCGCACCAGGGCCGCGCGGTAGTCCGGATCGAGGGCGGCGGCCGTCCCGCGGCAACGCTGATCCTCGCCGACGAGGACGAGGCGGTCCGCTACTGGCGCGACGGCAGCGCCTTGGTGCGCGGTCCGGCGCTGCTCCGCCACGCGACCGCGACCAGCGGCACGCTCGCGCTGACCGGCGATACCGATGCGCAAACGCCGATCGAAATCTGGGCGCCCGCCTCGTCCAAAATGGTGCGCTGGAACGGCGCGCCCGTCACGCTCACCTCCTCCGTGCTTGGCAGCCGTACCGGCACGCTGCCGGGTCCCGCCGCGGTCACACTGCCCGCGCTGACTGGCTGGCGGATGGCAAAGGGGTCGCCCGAAGCGGACCCCGCGTTCGACGATTCACGCTGGCAGGCGGTCGACACGCGCGCGAGCGGCAGCATTACCGCGCGGCCCGACGGCCAGCCCAATCTCGGCATGGACTCCTACGGCTTCCACGACGGCGACGTCTGGTATCGCGGCCGCTTCACCGGCACGCCCGACGCCAAGTCGATCGCGCTGTTTTACGGCGGCGGTGGCGCGGGGATGCTGCAGGTCTGGCTCGACGGCAAGTTCATCGGCCAGCACGAATTGCCGGTCGGCCTCCCCCGCCCGATCACCACCGCACTCGCGAACTTCGCTCTTCCCGCCGCCGCGCAAACCCCCGGCGAGCATGTGCTGAGCGTCACCGTACGCAACAACGGCCACAACTGGGACCTCGACGCCGACGATTTCCACAAGGAAGCGCGCGGGCTGATCTCGGTATCGGTCGCGGCACCGGGCGGGCGCAGCTTCGGCGTGCCGATCGCGTGGAAGATCCAGGGCAAGCAGGGCGGCGAGGACCTCGCCGATCCGGTCCGTGGGCCCGCCAACAATGGCGGCCAGTTCGGCGAGCGCGCGGGCTGGTACCTGCCCGGGTTCGACGACCGGCGCTGGGCGGCGGCGATGCTGCCCGCCGCGACCGCGACCGCGGGCACGACCTGGTACCGCACCGGTTTCGACCTCGCGGTACCCAAGGGCCAGGACGCTACGATCGGCCTTGCCTTCGGCGACACGACGAAGCCGCGATCGGTCGCGCAGTACCGCGTGTCGATGTTCGTCAACGGCTGGAACATGGGCCAGTTCGTCGCGCATGTCGGGCCGCAGCGCGTATTCCCGATCCCGGAGGGTATCCTGAACCACCGCGGCACCAACCGTGTCGCGCTCGCGGTCACCTCGGACGGCGCACCGGGCGATACGCTCGAGGCGGTCAAGCTGGTAACGCTGCGCAATGTCAGCGGCGGCGCGCCGGTGACGATGGTCGCCGCACCAACGCTTCCGTCCGAGCTGAAGGGGCCGAAGCCATGA
- a CDS encoding SDR family NAD(P)-dependent oxidoreductase, whose protein sequence is MMLLEGKTVLVTGASAGIGRAVAIGCARHGADVALNFARDVAGAESAVAEIEALGRKGIAIQGDVADPATAKDFVSRATEALGRVDVFVNNAGICPFHAFLDMPVETFERTMQVNLHGAYFMVQAAANQMVKQGDGGSIIAMSSISALVGGEYQTHYTPTKAGLHSLMQSVAIALGKYGIRCNSLFPGTILTDINKEDLADQGKRTYMEGRIPLGRLGQPDDLVGPTVFLASDLSNYVTGASLLVDGGAYVNLQ, encoded by the coding sequence ATCATGTTGCTCGAAGGTAAAACCGTGCTCGTCACCGGCGCGTCCGCTGGTATCGGCCGCGCCGTCGCGATCGGCTGCGCGCGCCACGGCGCCGATGTCGCATTGAACTTCGCCCGCGACGTGGCAGGCGCGGAAAGCGCCGTAGCCGAGATCGAGGCGCTCGGTCGCAAGGGTATCGCGATCCAGGGCGACGTCGCCGATCCCGCCACCGCCAAGGACTTCGTGTCGCGCGCGACCGAGGCGCTCGGCCGCGTCGACGTGTTCGTCAACAATGCCGGCATCTGCCCGTTCCACGCCTTCCTCGACATGCCGGTCGAGACGTTCGAGCGGACCATGCAGGTCAACCTCCACGGCGCCTATTTCATGGTGCAGGCGGCCGCCAACCAGATGGTCAAGCAAGGCGATGGCGGCTCGATCATCGCGATGTCGTCGATTTCGGCGCTCGTCGGCGGCGAATACCAGACGCACTACACGCCGACCAAGGCGGGGCTGCATTCGCTGATGCAGTCGGTCGCCATCGCGCTCGGCAAGTACGGCATCCGCTGCAACTCGCTGTTCCCCGGCACGATCCTCACCGACATCAACAAGGAAGATCTCGCCGACCAGGGCAAGCGGACGTACATGGAAGGCCGCATCCCGCTCGGCCGGCTCGGCCAGCCCGACGATCTGGTCGGCCCGACGGTCTTCCTCGCCTCCGACCTTTCCAACTACGTCACCGGCGCGTCGCTGCTGGTCGACGGCGGGGCCTATGTGAACCTGCAATAA